A single genomic interval of Lathyrus oleraceus cultivar Zhongwan6 chromosome 7, CAAS_Psat_ZW6_1.0, whole genome shotgun sequence harbors:
- the LOC127102555 gene encoding uncharacterized protein LOC127102555: protein MRIGDGNEPAKEDDMVKMPAEIVIPWEGESSIKKLIQHTFPQLENHGWDASYMVERAILTPKNYDVHVLNDMIINKFPGYEHILLSFDEVEGDTHNLYQQEYLHTIAPGTLPPHILKIKIGAPLMLLRNIDPKFELCNGTRLLCRGFFMNLLDVEILTGHNAGKRAFLPRIKLKTTNGAGLPFVLIRKQFPVKLSFAIHYK from the coding sequence ATGAGGATTGGAGATGGCAATGAACCTGCTAAAGAGGATGACATGGTCAAGATGCCTGCTGAAATTGTAATACCATGGGAAGGAGAAAGCTCCATAAAAAAGCTTATACAACATACATTTCCCCAATTAGAAAACCATGGATGGGATGCTTCATATATGGTGGAGAGAGCCATACTTACTCCCAAAAATTATGATGTACATGTGTTGAATGACATGATTATTAATAAGTTCCCTGGATATGAACATATTTTGTTATCTTTTGATGAGGTTGAGGGTGATACTCATAATCTATATCAACAGGAATACTTACACACAATTGCTCCTGGTACTTTACCACCACATATTTTAAAGATAAAAATAGGGGCTCCTCTGATGTTATTGCGTAACATAGACCCTAAATTTGAGTTGTGTAATGGGACAAGATTGTTATGTCGTGGTTTTTTTATGAATTTGCTTGATGTTGAAATACTTACAGGCCACAACGCTGGAAAAAGAGCATTTTTGCCAAGAATTAAGCTCAAAACCACTAATGGTGCAGGACTTCCTTTTGTGCTTATTAGAAAACAGTTTCCTGTCAAACTAAGTTTTGCAATTCACTATAAATAA
- the LOC127102554 gene encoding uncharacterized protein LOC127102554 produces the protein MANLRRNSQIVLATASSGIAATLLPGGRTAHSRFGIPIDIEPISICKITNNCDLAKLIRITNAIIWDEAPMINRYCVEALDRSLQDIMNINALFGGKIMIMGGDFRQVLPVIEKGSRGQMISACIVRSQLWATTKIIHLRQNMRSIHDHEFA, from the coding sequence ATGGCAAATTTGAGACGTAATAGTCAAATTGTCTTAGCAACAGCTTCCTCAGGTATAGCTGCTACATTATTACCTGGTGGTAGAACTGCACACTCTCGATTTGGGATCCCCATTGATATAGAGCCCATTTCTATTTGCAAAATAACAAATAATTGTGACCTTGCAAAACTCATTAGAATAACCAATGCAATCATTTGGGATGAAGCACCCATGATAAATAGATATTGTGTGGAAGCATTAGATCGATCACTGCAAGATATTATGAATATCAATGCTCTATTTGGTGGAAAAATAATGATCATGGGAGGAGATTTTCGCCAGGTGCTTCCTGTTATTGAAAAAGGAAGTAGAGGACAAATGATTTCAGCGTGTATTGTTAGGTCTCAATTATGGGCCACCACAAAGATCATACACTTGCGCCAAAATATGCGATCAATTCATGACCACGAGTTTGCATAG